A segment of the Aptenodytes patagonicus chromosome 3, bAptPat1.pri.cur, whole genome shotgun sequence genome:
AACCCCAATAATGTCTGCAGGTTGCTCTGTGCCCTCAGCTGTGGGAGGAAAGGCACGAGACCAGGACTGAACATGCAAAACCGCAAGTGAGAAAACCAGTGCGCAGCTCTTGACTGACCTGCAGGGACCCAAGCATCCCCAGAGTGCAAAGCCTTCCCCACAGCAGCTGCCTATGGCACTCGCTGGgagaccagctctgctgccccaggCTGCACACAGTGAGTACTGCTCAGCTGGGGCTGTCAGTGTCACCAGCCTTATAAAGGGAGATGTGCTGCGATGTGACAGGAACTCAGCAGCAAGGTCCTcagccagaaagcagctgcaAACTGTTACTTGCTGGAGAAACCAGACatcctgctggctgcagcctcccctgctctgtctggggaaggAAACCAGGTGCATGGCTTGCCCATGTCTCCAGACCACAGCCAGGTGTGCAGCAGGGCAAAGGcaccccagagcagagcaggcacacagggggcTTGTGTCCTCCCTGGCCTCAGCATGGTTAGCTGTCAGCTCCCATCAGTGCAGATGACATTCACAGGTGCTCAAGACACACCAGTCCAGCACAGCCTAGACCAGCTGCCGCCCAGATAACAAGGGCCACCCTgggccccagcagccccagcacagggggaaCGGCTCCCTCAGGGCCAGAAGCCAAGGAAGACAGGGGAGCTCCAGGGCAGCTGCAGGCTCCAAgagctcagggcacagcccacGCCCgcactgcaggcagcacagcagagacACAGTACCTTGCATACTTGTGCATGGCACCCCATCGAGAACTCAAACCCAAATAACAACAGTAAAAAACCCTCAGTTTATTTCCCTATAAAGGCagagctttcctttaaaaaacaggtCATTTCACTCGTGAGAGTGTGTGGGGCTGAAATGCAGGGGCAAGGCCTCACTCACTCCTCCAGGCCAAGAGCTATTGGTCCCTGAGGGTCATGCATGCCAAGCAAGTCCTCCACCATCTCCAGGGGGCTGCTCAGCCTCAGCTGGTCCCCAGCTGCCACCACAAGGAGCAAGGCGGGAGAAACAAGTGAGGCAGGTCAGACACAGTGCAGTCCCAGGCACACTGGCTGCATCGTGCAGGCTAAAAGCACATGGGGTGGCTCTGCATGCACTGGGAGTGGGCAGAGCGAGGAGCACCGGTCCACCAGCCCgagctgggagcagggagctgctgcagttTGAGGCAGTTCATGCAGGCGGAGAGCAGGACAAGAAGCAAGTGTCACAGTCTGTGCACTGCATGGCAGTGGTGCCAGCAGACCCCGTGCCTGGTGGGCAGTGCCAGGGGCAGGCACTGTATGGCCCAGGTGCAGGCACAGGGTGAATCCTGAGTGGCTGGTCCATTGCTGCAGAGATTTGGCTTAGCCCAGGGGAGTCTTGGGGCCAGCAGTCCTTGGGCCAGCTGTGGGGACGTCTCCAACTCCTCCCAGTCCCTTCCAGCTGTCTGGGGGTTGCCCCAAGCGGTAGCACAGTAGCTGTGCAGTAGGAGAGCTCACTCTGGGCACAAGAGTTGCTGACTCTgaaaagcaggagggaggaagactCAGTCCATGAGGCATGTAGTTGGGaacccagcacagcctgggaggGGAAGCAGACCTTCCCAGGTGAGCCATcagccccctctccctgcagaggtCATGCTGGGGGATGTGGCAAAGCAACACTGAAGGAAAGAACTTACCTGCTGGGctgtgggctcctctccccagctcctccatGCTGCTTTGGAAGAGAACAGAGCACTCATCATACCCCAAGCAAGGCCTGCTGAGAGACGCAGCATGCTCATTGACCCTGACAATGCAGGCATGGCACAGCAGTACCAAGCACTCACAGTGCAGAAGCCCCTAGCCCACTTGCTACCAAATCCTTTCCCCAGGCCAGCCTGTCCTGAGACTGCAAAGCCACATCTCGTTCCCATCAGGAGCCCCCATGTACAAAGGGCTGCCACTTCACAGGGCCACATGCATAGCTCCAGTCTGTGCACACACTGGTTCCTGGCTGACAGCAGCTCAGACCAGGCTCAGCCCTGTGGCGCTGACAGACCCCAGCCAGGTGCCAGCTGCCAGGCACATGGAGAATAGCCACAATGGAATAGGCCTCTCACACCCACTACCACAGACACTTCTGCAAAGACCTACGGCTTAATCCTCCACTGCTGGACTGGTACCATCAGTTCCTCCCAAGCACAAGACAGACACCAGCAAGCTCAGCCCCAGACCCTAgtccacacagaagtcagcatgACCAGGCCTCCATCCTGGCCCAAGCCCCAGGGAAATCagtgggaggagagggacaaCTCTGAATCCCACCTGAgaagcccctcactacaagaaagacattgaggtgctggagtgtgtccaaagaagggcaacgaagctggtgaagggtctggagaacaagtcttacatgaggagtggctgagggaactggggttgtttagcctggagaagaagaggctcAGGGGAAACCTTATCGCGCTctaaaaatacctgaaaggaggttgcagcaaggtgggtgtcggtctcttctcccaagtaacaagcgataggacgagaggaaatggcctcaagttgtgccaggggaggtttagattggatattgggaaaaacctcttcaccgaaagggttgtcaagcattggaccaggctgcccagggaagtggtggagtcaccatccctggaggtatttagaagatgtgtagatgtggtgcttagggacatggtttagcggtggacttggtagtgttaggttaacgattggactcaatgatcttaaaggtcctttccaacctaaatgatcctatgattctatgattctaagcatgTCTGGATAGGCTGGCCTCGGCAAAGAGTGGGAGAAACAGAACAAGTAACATCTCTGGGTACATCCTGAGGGTCAGCATCTGTCTCCTATAGCTCCACTGCAAAAGCTGAACTGCAAGCTCTGCCCCTCCACAGCTCAGCTCCCTGTTCACTCGACCTCTCAGCTtacagaggcagagaaagcagcaggaagCTCCCCCTTGCTCCCATGCAGATCTCCCATGCAGATCTCCTCCATGCTCCCACCATGCCCGTGGGCCCAGCAGCTCCCCTTGCATGGGgcacagagaaggaaacaagACAGGGTTCACCAGAGAGATCCCTGAACACAAGCAGCAGCTCACCACCTACCCAGATAAGGTTTCACCGACAttatcatcttcctcctcctcttcctcctcctggcaaacaaacaaacaaacaaacaaacaaacaaaccaaaacaaaaaaccaccatgACACCTCGCTGCCTGGACAGGTCTCTGCCAGGAGCAAGGCTGGGCTGCCCAGAGCCTGTTCTGGAGCAGCAAGGCAGTCCCCAGCCCCTTCACAAGAGACAGTCACCCACCAGGCATGACACAGACAAAGGGTGCCTACAAGCAGTAGAGGGAAAAATGGCACCTGCAGTGCTGGGCTGCTGAAATCCTCAGGGCTCAGGCACACAGGCACACAAGGGGAGAGACAGACCACAGCTCTTCTCACATCCCCTCCAGCCAGCAGAGCACCACACAGGCTGTGAGCAGGGAACAAGCCACCAAGCTGAGACAGCTGCTGCACACAGCACACCTTTGCCCAGAGACAGGAGTGGGGTGAGCACACCTTGCAgctggagggccaggcagaggacCACCCGGGAGCAGGCTGTAAGCAAGGATAACCccaagcactgccaggctgggcCAGCGCTGGAAGCATGAGGCCAAGGACCAAGTGTCCAGGCTTCTGGGCAGGGACACAGTGAGACCGGCAATGCTCTGATTGGCTCTGGACATGCAGCAGGTGTAGTGCAGatgggcagggctgagccttaGCCCAGGCTGGCAAGATGATGACCAGACAAAGGCTCCTCTCCTTCAGAGACAATGTCTCACCCCTAGCCATGGCACCAAGTGTGCAGAGCAGGTCCCAGCTCCCTGTTTGACAGGGCCAGCAGTAATGCTGCTGGAGCaaagaccacctgaggaaccacGCCTGCCTTGTGAGCCAGACAGAGCACAGAGTGCCCCTCTTCATGTCAGGCCACCATGTGCGAGGGAGGCTGCGCAGATACTGACAGGGTCCTAGAAggccaggaggagggagctgcaTAAGGGTTACTCTTTTCCTGCTCTAATGTGAGACAGCCCTGGGCCAGACTTGCACATACTGTACCCCAAACTGGTGTCTGAAGGGAGGGCTCCCCGGGGGGGCTGGCTCACTTGGTCTGCTGGGCTCACTGCTCTCCAAGACACATGAAGGGTGAAGGGGCTGTTCCTGCCTAGAGCCTGGGACAGGGCAAAAGCAGCAGTTAGTGCCTGCAACCTGGAGAAGGCCCAGCAGCGGATGTACAGGCAGGACTGTGGGCAAGGGACAGATACCCCTGCTGTGCTCGGGGGAGGGTGCAAACAAGGGTGGAGGATCACTGCTCAGGGCAGGTACCACAGGGCCCTGAGCTGTGCTACAGCTCAGCAATGCAGAAGAATTCAGCATGGATAGCAGGGACACCCCACCCCAGCCAGAGATAGGGCAGGGTCCCCAGGTGGGGCAGTGGCAGAGAACACAACAGGGACAACACACTCCCTGCTTGGTATGTTTCACCAGCCAGGCAGCAAGCCATCTCTCCTCCACACAGCCCAAAACAGGGTCCCACACTGGAGACCCTGATCCCAGCGCTAGGCAGAGGGACATGTTTGGGAAATTCCTCCTACCTGCATGTGCTGCTTCCCAGAGATCCAGTGCCATCTGGAAGGCCTGGGCCACGGTCAGAGTCACAGCCTGGGCCTGTATACAAGAAAGAGGGGAATGTGTGCTTCCATCTGGGCCCTCAAGCCAAGacaaccccactgccatgggaTCCGAGAGCCCCCAGGCCCCCCTCGCTGCCCTTCCCTGCAGAGCACGCACACGGAAGGCCAGAGCTCAATGCTGTGTCTGTCTACCCACGTGGGCCAGCCATCCCCAAGAGGAGATCCCAGAGGAGCTGGGACAGAAGAACCTCCTTTTGCTCACCACCCACCTCTGCAGCATGTGAGCACACATGTGCTCCCTGGCTCCATATCCAGCTGAGGTGCACAGAGGTAAGGGCCTTCTCTCTCtgaagggggagaaggaaggccCTTGCTCCCACCCTTACCTCACGGAGCCAAGAGCAGAAGGGAAGTGCTTACAATCTTCTTCTTGGGCGAGAGGAAGGCATGGCACTCCAGTGCCCCGCTCTCCTGGCTTTGGGCCACATAAGCAAAGACTTTGTTCTGCAGCTTGTCTGTTGTGCAGTAGGAGAtcctgcaggcagagaggagctgctcagGGCAGTAAGGGACCCCAGCAGAGGTCTTCTGCTGTGCTCCCAGCACACCAACAAGCAGTGCTGACAGCCTGAGGCTTTCATCTGCCCCAGATGATCAGGCAGCCCAACCACCCAGCAAGGGCCAGAGGCTGCCTGGCACCTACAGCTAGTAAGAGATCACTGCATCCACAGGCATTCCCTCCTGCATTGCCTCAGTGTGCTCCTCGGTCCTCTGATGCCCAGTTCAACCCCAATGTATGAACTCAAGCACTGAGACAGAAAGAGCACAGAAGGGTGGGTGATTGTCTCCAAGGACACGATTGGAGGCCAGGCAGTAGGATGGTCTGCCTTGGCACATCAGCTCTGGTGCTGAGACCCAAATTTTGCACCAAGGAGATGTCCTGTCTCTGCTTCCCATCTAGACACCAGCCTGCAGCCACACTCCTCTCACACCCAGCACCCACCGACACCCAACCCAGCCAAAGCACAGCtggcagcagtaaaaaaaaaaccacatcagcTCTCACAGCAACTGCTTTTAGCCAGCCTGAGCAAGCTGCAGTCCATGGCACCCTCATCCCATTGCACCCAGAAGGGCAGTCCTGTGTCAGTGGAGAGAGCCAGACATGCAGTCTGGCAGTCCTGCCCTAGCTGTGGGGGCTTTCCAACCATCAGCCTCAACACCCTGCTTGAATGCCAGAAGAGACAAGCAGGGCCCAGGGAAAAGACAGATAGACTGACCCAGAACTCAAGGCTGCCCAGGACCCTGCCTGCATTCAGCCCCAGGCAGTGCTGTGAGGCACAGCAGGGAGGTGGTACGGGCCTCAGGGAGCCAAAGGAAGACCTAAGCTTGAAGGTACCACTGACAGAAGGCCCAGCCCTCCCTGGCTGCTCAAGGTCCCATCAGTCTCCAGCTGGCTGCTGAGGAACACCCAGGCCCTCTCCACATGCCATGCCCACCTGTAGATGGAGATGTTCTCAACCATCTCCTTTGTGTCTGCATCCTGCAGCGAGATGCCCCTCGGAGACACTGTCAGAATCACCTTCTGGAACTTGCGAGCTCCCACCCGTGCCTGGCAGTGGGGAGACACCAGACACCTCTGCAAATCTGGCACGGGTCTTCGCCCCCCCCTCACTGGCAGGAATCCCCCAGACTCTGTACAAAGTGCCACCCACTTGGACCCTTGCTGCAAAGGCTCCTGCTGTAGGGATGGGAAAGCAGAGCCTAGAGATCAGGCATGACCTGCATAGAACACCCCTGGAATCTGTTCACGCTACTGCCACGCATACGGAAAAGGACAGACCCCACCTCCCCCAGTACTTCACCCTCCTCTCCATGCTGTGacaagcacagctctgctcctaGCAGTGTTCCCAGTGTGGGAGGAGGCAGCGGCAACTGTCCTGCAGGAAGACAACTTCCCCCACAGCACACAGGCGGAGACCAGCCAGCCTCTTGCATGCCACCCTCCTCTTGGGAACAGCATGGTCCCTAGCTGGGGTTCAGGGCTGGGACATGGACATTTCCTAGAGTCCAGGGGCTGGGCTCTTAATTAGCTCTTCTCCATCCCGGCACAGCAGGGCCCCAGGGCCA
Coding sequences within it:
- the LOC143157619 gene encoding low density lipoprotein receptor adapter protein 1-like isoform X3, which codes for MEALRAAGRAVLRSPRLARHGLGLRRRHKLPESWADMQEPLLEGMCFTLKYLGMTLVEKPKGEDMAAAAIRRIVATARVGARKFQKVILTVSPRGISLQDADTKEMVENISIYRISYCTTDKLQNKVFAYVAQSQESGALECHAFLSPKKKIAQAVTLTVAQAFQMALDLWEAAHAGSRQEQPLHPSCVLESSEPSRPSEPAPPGSPPFRHQFGEEEEEEEDDNVGETLSGSMEELGRGAHSPAESATLVPRVSSPTAQLLCYRLGQPPDSWKGLGGVGDVPTAGPRTAGPKTPLG
- the LOC143157619 gene encoding low density lipoprotein receptor adapter protein 1-like isoform X4, encoding MEALRAAGRAVLRSPRLARHGLGLRRRHKLPESWADMQEPLLEGMCFTLKYLGMTLVEKPKGEDMAAAAIRRIVATARVGARKFQKVILTVSPRGISLQDADTKEMVENISIYRISYCTTDKLQNKVFAYVAQSQESGALECHAFLSPKKKIAQAVTLTVAQAFQMALDLWEAAHAGSRQEQPLHPSCVLESSEPSRPSEPAPPGSPPFRHQFGEEEEEEEDDNVGETLSGMEELGRGAHSPAESATLVPRVSSPTAQLLCYRLGQPPDSWKGLGGVGDVPTAGPRTAGPKTPLG
- the LOC143157619 gene encoding low density lipoprotein receptor adapter protein 1-like isoform X2, which translates into the protein MEALRAAGRAVLRSPRLARHGLGLRRRHKLPESWADMQEPLLEGMCFTLKYLGMTLVEKPKGEDMAAAAIRRIVATARVGARKFQKVILTVSPRGISLQDADTKEMVENISIYRISYCTTDKLQNKVFAYVAQSQESGALECHAFLSPKKKIAQAVTLTVAQAFQMALDLWEAAHAGSRQEQPLHPSCVLESSEPSRPSEPAPPGSPPFRHQFGEEEEEEEDDNVGETLSGPCLGYDECSVLFQSSMEELGRGAHSPAESATLVPRVSSPTAQLLCYRLGQPPDSWKGLGGVGDVPTAGPRTAGPKTPLG
- the LOC143157619 gene encoding low density lipoprotein receptor adapter protein 1-like isoform X1, which gives rise to MEALRAAGRAVLRSPRLARHGLGLRRRHKLPESWADMQEPLLEGMCFTLKYLGMTLVEKPKGEDMAAAAIRRIVATARVGARKFQKVILTVSPRGISLQDADTKEMVENISIYRISYCTTDKLQNKVFAYVAQSQESGALECHAFLSPKKKIAQAVTLTVAQAFQMALDLWEAAHAGSRQEQPLHPSCVLESSEPSRPSEPAPPGSPPFRHQFGEEEEEEEDDNVGETLSGRPCLGYDECSVLFQSSMEELGRGAHSPAESATLVPRVSSPTAQLLCYRLGQPPDSWKGLGGVGDVPTAGPRTAGPKTPLG